In Akkermansia muciniphila, one DNA window encodes the following:
- a CDS encoding putative quinol monooxygenase, which produces MKRTIAGMAFSLACLMNLSEAQTINHDKVEMENGKNTGMCVKLPMQPDGIVRLSKIEVHSEYLEEYMKYAIEVGEISLRTEPGVLTMYAVAEKENACKITILETYASQKAYKSHIASAHFQKYKQGTKHMVKALVLSDQTPLNPSSSIANIIK; this is translated from the coding sequence ATGAAACGAACCATCGCGGGAATGGCTTTTTCCCTTGCCTGCCTGATGAACCTTTCAGAAGCCCAAACCATAAATCACGATAAAGTGGAAATGGAGAATGGCAAAAATACGGGCATGTGCGTCAAGTTACCGATGCAGCCTGATGGTATCGTTCGTCTCTCAAAAATAGAAGTGCATTCTGAATATTTGGAGGAATATATGAAGTACGCCATCGAAGTGGGGGAAATCTCCCTGCGCACGGAACCGGGCGTGTTGACCATGTATGCTGTTGCGGAGAAAGAAAATGCCTGCAAGATAACCATTCTCGAAACTTACGCCAGCCAAAAGGCATATAAGTCGCACATCGCATCGGCTCATTTCCAGAAATACAAGCAGGGAACGAAGCACATGGTTAAGGCATTGGTTTTATCCGATCAGACGCCGCTGAATCCTTCAAGCAGCATTGCTAATATTATTAAATAA
- a CDS encoding YhcH/YjgK/YiaL family protein has translation MIIASLSDSARYEMLNPLFRRAFDFIREAAPAALEAGCHVLEEDALTVMVNEPVMKKREKARMEVHDRFIDIHVPLSREEGFMWKDRAALEKPSEPFNREKDAQHYDDAPDTSFVVRPGQFAIFFPEDAHAGCIGEGKLLKLVIKVRTA, from the coding sequence ATGATTATCGCCTCCCTTTCCGATTCCGCCCGTTACGAAATGTTGAATCCCCTGTTCAGGAGAGCTTTCGATTTTATCAGGGAAGCTGCTCCGGCAGCCCTGGAAGCGGGCTGCCATGTCCTGGAGGAAGACGCCCTGACCGTGATGGTGAATGAACCGGTGATGAAGAAGCGGGAAAAGGCCCGCATGGAAGTGCATGACCGGTTTATTGACATTCACGTGCCCCTTTCCCGGGAAGAAGGATTTATGTGGAAGGACCGCGCGGCGCTGGAAAAACCTTCCGAACCGTTTAACAGGGAAAAGGACGCGCAGCATTATGACGATGCGCCGGACACCTCTTTTGTCGTGAGACCGGGGCAGTTCGCCATTTTTTTCCCGGAGGATGCGCATGCCGGCTGCATTGGGGAAGGGAAGCTTCTGAAACTGGTGATTAAAGTCAGAACGGCCTGA
- a CDS encoding alpha-amylase, producing the protein MKNGIMMQYFEWNLPNDGQFWNKLKDDAPHLEEMGVTAVWIPPAYKGKEQNDVGYGTYDLFDLGEFDQKNTVRTKYGTRQELQEAIKALHEHHVGVYLDAVMNHKAGADYTEKFMAKEVDQQNRDKEITDAYEIEGWTGFNFPGRGNKYSDFKWHWYHFTGTDYDARTEKTSIFKIMGDGKSWSEGVDEENGNYDYLMFANLDFNHPEVVKEMERWGIWVSRELDLDGMRLDAIKHINDEFIRKFLAAVRKERGADFYAVGEYWKQDLESLDDYLKEERYKVDLFDVPLHYNMYQASKQGRDYDLSKILDGTLVQNHPTLAVTFVDNHDSQWGSSLESAVEDWFKPSAYALILLMKEGYPCLFYGDYYGVSGNPPMHRAIIDILLEIRKNHAFGEQNYYFDHPNTIGFTRVGDHDHPHSGVAVLISNGEDGDKVMNVGKQHAGETWKEATGNVEETVIIDEEGNGRFLVHGGNVAVWIPEHASQDTREEDGK; encoded by the coding sequence ATGAAAAACGGAATCATGATGCAGTATTTTGAGTGGAACCTGCCCAACGACGGACAGTTTTGGAACAAGCTGAAGGATGACGCCCCTCATCTGGAGGAAATGGGCGTCACGGCCGTCTGGATTCCTCCGGCCTACAAAGGGAAGGAACAAAACGACGTAGGGTACGGCACCTATGATCTTTTTGACCTAGGGGAATTCGACCAGAAAAACACCGTCCGCACCAAATACGGCACCAGGCAGGAACTCCAGGAGGCCATCAAGGCCCTTCATGAACACCATGTAGGCGTTTATCTGGACGCCGTCATGAACCACAAGGCCGGGGCGGACTATACGGAAAAATTCATGGCCAAGGAAGTGGACCAGCAGAACCGCGACAAGGAAATTACGGACGCCTACGAGATTGAAGGCTGGACCGGTTTCAACTTTCCCGGCCGCGGAAACAAATATTCCGACTTCAAATGGCACTGGTACCACTTCACCGGAACGGACTACGACGCGCGCACGGAAAAAACCTCCATCTTCAAGATTATGGGAGACGGCAAAAGCTGGAGCGAAGGCGTGGATGAAGAAAACGGCAACTACGACTACCTTATGTTCGCCAATCTGGACTTCAACCACCCGGAAGTGGTGAAAGAAATGGAAAGATGGGGAATATGGGTATCCCGGGAACTGGATCTGGACGGCATGAGGCTGGACGCCATCAAGCATATCAATGACGAATTCATCAGGAAATTCCTGGCGGCCGTCCGCAAGGAAAGGGGAGCAGACTTCTACGCCGTGGGCGAATACTGGAAACAGGATCTGGAATCCCTGGACGACTACCTCAAGGAAGAACGCTACAAAGTGGATCTGTTTGACGTCCCCCTGCACTACAATATGTACCAGGCCTCCAAGCAGGGCCGCGATTACGATCTTTCCAAAATTCTGGACGGAACCCTGGTTCAGAACCATCCTACGCTGGCCGTTACCTTTGTGGATAATCATGACTCCCAGTGGGGCAGTTCCCTGGAATCAGCTGTGGAAGACTGGTTCAAGCCCTCTGCCTACGCGCTCATCCTGCTCATGAAGGAAGGCTATCCCTGTCTCTTCTACGGGGACTATTACGGTGTGAGCGGCAACCCGCCCATGCACCGCGCCATCATCGACATCCTGCTGGAAATCCGTAAAAACCATGCTTTCGGGGAACAAAATTACTACTTTGACCACCCGAACACCATCGGCTTTACCCGCGTGGGGGATCATGACCACCCGCATTCCGGCGTGGCCGTGCTCATTTCCAACGGAGAAGACGGAGACAAAGTCATGAACGTGGGCAAGCAGCACGCAGGGGAAACATGGAAGGAAGCTACCGGCAACGTGGAAGAAACCGTCATCATTGATGAAGAAGGCAACGGCCGGTTTCTCGTCCACGGCGGCAATGTGGCCGTATGGATTCCGGAACACGCATCTCAGGACACACGGGAGGAAGACGGCAAATAA
- a CDS encoding metallophosphoesterase, with translation MILIFGALLAVYVFCRAILPLKLKWGWKLLLAALLAVAAFKFHLLHLFGGPMFFSPVLPEDVLLAAAWLFSVLFLFFFLLLAADVARALYLLVLFCLRRNRTERFRVIGNRVNVVLLVLSAVLATVGMLGGTRVPQVKEETIAVNRLPEEADGLTVAVLADLHADGITREDRIRKIVERTNTLNPDIVVIAGDFVDGTVSEHGGDLRPLADLKARYGVFGVPGNHEYYSGYEEWMEFLPALGIRMLFNEHALAGGEAVVLAGVTDPVAGLMGKEEPDISKALQGAPEKGVRILVSHQPRLAREAAEHGVDLQVSGHTHGGMITGMDRLVARFNEGFVSGLYTVGHMKLYVSNGSGIWNGFPIRIGVPSEIVLIRLRKE, from the coding sequence ATGATACTGATTTTCGGAGCATTGCTGGCGGTTTACGTTTTCTGCCGCGCTATTTTGCCTCTGAAGCTGAAATGGGGCTGGAAGCTTCTGCTTGCCGCCCTGCTGGCGGTGGCGGCATTCAAATTCCACTTGCTGCATTTGTTTGGAGGCCCCATGTTTTTCTCCCCGGTTTTGCCGGAAGACGTTCTGCTGGCGGCCGCGTGGCTGTTCTCCGTTCTTTTCCTGTTCTTTTTCCTGCTGCTGGCGGCGGATGTGGCGCGGGCGCTGTATCTGCTGGTTTTGTTCTGCCTGCGGAGGAACAGGACGGAGAGGTTCCGCGTCATTGGCAACCGGGTGAATGTTGTTTTGCTGGTTCTTTCCGCCGTGCTGGCAACTGTGGGCATGCTCGGAGGCACCAGAGTGCCCCAGGTGAAGGAGGAAACGATTGCCGTGAACCGCCTCCCGGAGGAGGCGGACGGATTGACGGTCGCCGTGCTGGCGGATCTTCATGCGGACGGCATTACAAGGGAGGACCGCATTCGGAAGATTGTGGAGCGCACGAACACCCTGAATCCGGACATCGTCGTGATTGCCGGAGATTTCGTGGACGGGACTGTATCCGAGCATGGCGGCGATTTGAGGCCTCTTGCGGATTTGAAGGCCAGATACGGGGTGTTCGGCGTGCCGGGCAATCATGAGTATTACTCCGGTTATGAGGAGTGGATGGAGTTCCTGCCTGCCCTTGGAATTCGCATGCTTTTTAACGAACACGCGCTGGCGGGAGGGGAGGCCGTGGTATTGGCCGGCGTGACGGATCCTGTAGCCGGCCTTATGGGGAAGGAGGAGCCGGATATAAGCAAGGCGTTGCAGGGCGCCCCGGAAAAGGGAGTACGCATTCTTGTTTCCCACCAGCCGCGGCTGGCCCGGGAAGCGGCGGAGCACGGCGTAGATCTTCAAGTGTCCGGCCATACGCACGGAGGCATGATTACCGGCATGGACCGGCTGGTGGCGCGTTTTAACGAGGGATTCGTCTCCGGGCTGTACACGGTTGGTCATATGAAGCTGTATGTTTCCAACGGGTCAGGGATTTGGAACGGCTTTCCCATCCGCATCGGCGTTCCGTCGGAAATTGTCCTGATTCGGCTTCGGAAAGAATAA
- a CDS encoding flavodoxin: MKTISTICALAAALMTGAGCPGQEQPKVSAEPSSVLIAYYSWGGNTKYAAAQIQKATGGTLFEIKPVKPYPSEYRECTVQARKEIQEGVRPELASKVEDMGKYDVIFIGSPNWWSTIAPPVASFLASYDLSGKTVIPFVTHGGGGMARCADEVRKLCPKSTVLKGGAFAGEGIRMTRAALVKWVNETISINK; this comes from the coding sequence ATGAAAACAATATCAACGATATGCGCTCTGGCCGCGGCCCTGATGACAGGAGCCGGATGTCCGGGGCAGGAACAACCCAAGGTTTCCGCGGAGCCTTCCAGCGTTCTCATTGCTTATTATTCATGGGGAGGCAATACGAAGTACGCCGCTGCGCAAATTCAGAAGGCGACGGGCGGAACGCTGTTTGAAATCAAGCCGGTCAAACCCTATCCCTCCGAATATCGGGAATGCACCGTGCAGGCCAGGAAGGAGATTCAGGAAGGAGTGCGGCCGGAACTGGCCTCCAAGGTGGAGGATATGGGCAAGTACGATGTGATTTTCATCGGCAGCCCCAACTGGTGGAGCACCATTGCGCCGCCGGTCGCGTCTTTCCTGGCAAGTTACGACCTTTCCGGGAAGACGGTGATTCCATTTGTGACGCATGGGGGCGGCGGCATGGCGCGCTGTGCGGACGAGGTTCGGAAGCTGTGTCCCAAGTCCACCGTTCTCAAGGGAGGCGCTTTTGCCGGGGAAGGAATACGGATGACGAGGGCCGCGCTCGTCAAGTGGGTCAATGAGACGATTTCCATCAACAAATAA
- a CDS encoding alpha/beta hydrolase has protein sequence MTVISLTRICLAFSASLCCAGSLSAEHHHTDTNKIMTEKLNVTQEWDKVFPKSDKVTHRKVSFRNRYGITLVADLYIPLNVNGKLPAIAVSGPFGAVKEQSAGLYAQTMAERGFLTIAFDPSYTGESGGFPRYVASPDINTEDFCAAVDYLSTRDDVDSERIGIIGICGWGGMAVNAAAIDTRIKAAVTSTMYDMSRVNANGYFDAMDADARYELRKQLNARRTDDAKNGSYALAGGVPDPLPADAPGFMKDYYDYYKTPRGYHKRSLNSNGGWNVTSALSFINMPLLAYSGEIRSAVLMIHGEKAHSRYFSEDAFKKLKGDNKELMIIPGASHVDLYDNQAGVIPFDKIEQFFLKYLK, from the coding sequence ATGACCGTTATTTCATTGACAAGGATTTGTCTGGCTTTCTCCGCAAGCCTTTGCTGCGCAGGGAGCTTATCCGCTGAACATCATCATACCGACACTAACAAAATCATGACCGAAAAACTGAATGTAACGCAGGAATGGGATAAAGTGTTTCCTAAAAGCGACAAGGTAACCCACCGCAAGGTAAGTTTCCGCAACCGCTATGGCATTACGCTGGTTGCGGATTTGTATATACCCCTGAATGTCAACGGGAAATTGCCGGCTATTGCCGTTTCCGGTCCTTTCGGCGCCGTGAAGGAACAATCTGCGGGCCTTTATGCCCAGACGATGGCCGAACGCGGTTTTCTGACGATCGCGTTTGATCCCTCGTATACGGGAGAAAGCGGCGGATTTCCCCGCTATGTCGCTTCCCCGGATATCAATACGGAGGATTTTTGCGCCGCCGTCGATTACCTCTCCACCCGGGATGACGTGGATTCGGAACGTATCGGAATCATTGGCATTTGCGGCTGGGGCGGCATGGCGGTCAATGCGGCGGCTATCGACACCCGCATCAAGGCTGCGGTAACGTCCACGATGTACGATATGAGCCGCGTGAACGCGAACGGCTATTTCGACGCGATGGACGCCGACGCCCGTTATGAGCTTCGCAAACAACTGAATGCCCGGCGCACGGATGATGCGAAGAACGGTTCTTATGCTCTCGCGGGGGGCGTGCCTGATCCTCTGCCCGCGGATGCGCCCGGATTTATGAAAGATTATTACGATTATTATAAGACGCCCCGCGGCTATCACAAGCGTTCGCTCAATTCAAATGGCGGATGGAACGTTACCTCGGCGCTTTCTTTCATCAATATGCCCCTTCTGGCGTACAGCGGTGAAATCCGCAGCGCCGTGCTCATGATTCACGGAGAAAAAGCCCATTCACGTTATTTCAGCGAGGACGCCTTCAAGAAGTTGAAAGGGGATAACAAGGAGCTGATGATCATTCCCGGCGCGAGCCATGTGGATCTTTATGACAATCAAGCCGGCGTTATTCCGTTCGATAAAATCGAACAGTTCTTTTTGAAGTATCTGAAATAA
- a CDS encoding MATE family efflux transporter — protein MATQSRNIAELENASVWRLLIQYSLPSIAGMVVYSLYNIIDSVFIGHGVGPLALSGLAVTFPIMNLTFALGTLVGIGGAAISSIRLGRKDQEGTERTLGNVLIMSLIAAVVLVIPTLLFLTEILTAFGASGQTLTYAHDFMLITLLGLPVTYVFFNLNHVMRATGYPKKAMGSTLLSVGINIILAPIFIFWFKWGITGAAVATLLAQIVGMVRVLFHFSDAASTVHFRRGIWQLRKAIVTGILSIGLAPCLVNVCGSAVTVAINRQLADHGGDLAIGAYGIINRILILFAMLVIGLTQGMQPIIGYNHGAMKPGRVLLTLKYGVLAGTSFTTLGFLACVLFPRGIAGLFTDDASLISLAANGLLICVLAFPLIGSQIIIGNFFQAIGKARLAIFLSLTRQMLFLLPFLLVLPGFWGQNGVWASLPLADVLSFIVTLLFIRRFLKYYRLKNRHYLVPGTGKA, from the coding sequence ATGGCAACCCAGTCACGCAACATCGCAGAATTGGAAAACGCATCCGTATGGCGTCTGCTGATCCAGTACTCCCTGCCCTCCATCGCCGGCATGGTGGTATACTCTCTGTACAACATCATTGACAGCGTGTTTATCGGCCACGGCGTGGGGCCTCTGGCCCTGTCCGGCCTGGCCGTCACCTTCCCCATCATGAACCTGACTTTCGCGCTGGGCACGCTGGTAGGCATCGGCGGGGCGGCCATCAGCTCCATCCGTCTGGGAAGAAAAGACCAGGAAGGCACTGAGCGCACGCTTGGCAACGTCCTCATCATGAGTCTGATTGCCGCTGTGGTGCTGGTGATTCCCACGCTCCTTTTCCTTACGGAAATCCTGACCGCCTTCGGCGCCAGCGGGCAGACTCTCACCTATGCGCACGACTTCATGCTCATTACCTTGCTGGGACTGCCCGTCACGTACGTCTTCTTCAACCTCAATCATGTGATGCGAGCTACCGGCTACCCTAAAAAAGCCATGGGCTCCACCCTTCTCTCCGTAGGAATCAACATCATCCTGGCGCCCATCTTCATCTTCTGGTTCAAATGGGGCATTACCGGAGCCGCCGTGGCTACCCTTCTCGCCCAGATCGTCGGCATGGTGCGCGTGCTGTTCCACTTTTCCGATGCGGCCAGCACAGTCCACTTCCGCCGCGGCATCTGGCAGCTGCGCAAAGCCATCGTCACCGGCATCCTGTCCATCGGGCTGGCTCCCTGCCTGGTAAACGTCTGCGGCAGCGCGGTTACCGTCGCCATCAACAGGCAGCTTGCGGACCATGGGGGAGACCTGGCTATCGGGGCCTACGGCATCATCAACCGCATTCTTATCCTGTTCGCCATGCTCGTCATCGGCCTCACGCAGGGAATGCAGCCCATCATCGGCTACAACCACGGAGCCATGAAGCCGGGCCGCGTTCTGCTCACTCTCAAATACGGAGTTCTGGCCGGAACGTCCTTCACCACGCTGGGCTTCCTGGCCTGCGTCCTCTTTCCCCGCGGCATTGCCGGCCTCTTCACGGATGACGCCTCGCTCATCAGCCTGGCGGCCAACGGCCTGCTCATCTGCGTGCTGGCCTTTCCGCTCATCGGCAGCCAGATCATCATCGGGAACTTCTTCCAGGCCATTGGGAAAGCCCGTCTGGCCATCTTCCTGTCCCTGACGCGCCAGATGCTCTTCCTGCTGCCGTTCCTGCTGGTCCTGCCCGGTTTCTGGGGGCAGAACGGAGTCTGGGCATCCCTCCCCCTGGCAGACGTGCTTTCCTTTATCGTCACCCTGCTCTTCATCCGCCGGTTCCTGAAATACTACCGGCTGAAAAACAGGCACTACCTGGTTCCCGGCACGGGAAAGGCATAA
- a CDS encoding carboxymuconolactone decarboxylase family protein, with protein sequence MNKIILFLSIGFFITNAMSQEKIVQTAGRTQLGEFAPKFAELNDDVLFGEVWSRTDKLGLRDRSLVTVTSLISQGITDNSLVFHLQSAKKNGVTRTEIAEIITHIGFYAGWPKAWAAFNLAKDVWAEDTAGEDAKAAFQRKMIFPVGEPNTAYAKYFTGNSYLAPVSREQVNISNVTFEPRCRNNWHIHKATNGGGQVLIGVAGRGWYQEEGKPAVEILPGTVIHIPANVKHWHGAAADSWFSHLAIEIPGENASNEWLEPVTDDEYDQLQK encoded by the coding sequence ATGAATAAGATTATTTTATTTCTTTCAATTGGTTTTTTCATAACAAATGCTATGTCGCAGGAAAAGATAGTACAGACGGCGGGACGCACTCAGTTAGGAGAGTTTGCTCCCAAATTTGCGGAACTTAACGATGATGTTCTTTTCGGTGAAGTATGGAGCCGGACTGACAAGCTCGGTCTGCGTGACCGCAGTTTGGTAACCGTCACCTCCCTGATCAGCCAGGGCATCACCGACAATTCGCTCGTTTTCCATCTTCAGTCGGCAAAGAAGAACGGCGTTACCCGCACCGAGATTGCTGAAATCATCACCCACATCGGTTTTTATGCCGGTTGGCCGAAAGCATGGGCGGCATTTAATCTGGCCAAAGACGTATGGGCGGAAGATACGGCGGGCGAAGACGCCAAAGCCGCTTTCCAACGTAAGATGATTTTCCCTGTAGGCGAGCCGAATACGGCATACGCCAAGTATTTTACAGGCAACAGTTATCTTGCGCCCGTTTCACGCGAACAGGTGAATATCTCCAATGTGACCTTTGAACCCCGCTGCCGCAATAACTGGCATATTCACAAAGCGACGAACGGCGGCGGGCAGGTGCTTATCGGCGTGGCCGGACGCGGCTGGTATCAGGAAGAAGGAAAGCCTGCTGTGGAAATTCTTCCTGGCACAGTCATCCATATTCCCGCCAATGTGAAGCACTGGCACGGGGCTGCCGCCGACAGCTGGTTCTCCCATTTGGCTATCGAGATTCCCGGTGAGAATGCATCCAATGAATGGCTTGAGCCGGTGACGGATGATGAGTACGATCAGCTTCAAAAATAA
- a CDS encoding aldo/keto reductase encodes MKRKDFLKITSGFALSLVSRGWAGEGSSLLLDGPGSSSGAPKKGFPGESRRLGDLEVSPIGLGCLPMVGYYGGKYDKQEMIALIRRAFDKGVTFFDTAEVYGPYISEEWVGEALAPVRDQVRISTKFGFGVEEGRPSSLNSRPDHIRRAVEGSLRRLRTDHIDLLYQHRVDPDVPMEEVAGTVKELMREGKVLHFGLSEAGARSIRKAHAVCPVSAVQSEYAIWWREPERKIFPTLEELGIGFVPYCPLGRAFLAGAVREDSRFQKPDRRATLPRFTPEALRFNMPLAVLVREWAESRGMTPAQFALSWMLSRKPWIAPVPGTTNPAHLDDFLGGTSVRLSESELKEFDLACSRLPLMGHWADPFTESQIDK; translated from the coding sequence ATGAAACGCAAGGATTTTCTCAAAATAACGTCCGGTTTTGCCTTATCCCTGGTTTCCCGGGGATGGGCCGGGGAGGGTTCTTCTTTGCTTCTTGATGGTCCGGGGTCTTCTTCCGGGGCGCCGAAGAAGGGTTTTCCTGGGGAATCCCGGCGCCTTGGAGACCTGGAAGTGTCCCCCATCGGGCTGGGTTGCCTGCCGATGGTGGGTTATTACGGCGGCAAGTATGATAAACAGGAGATGATTGCCCTGATACGCCGGGCTTTTGACAAAGGAGTTACTTTTTTTGATACGGCGGAAGTGTATGGGCCTTATATCAGTGAGGAATGGGTGGGTGAAGCTCTCGCCCCTGTCCGCGACCAGGTCAGGATAAGTACCAAATTCGGTTTTGGCGTGGAGGAAGGCCGCCCTTCTTCCCTGAACAGCAGGCCCGACCATATCCGGCGTGCGGTAGAAGGTTCCTTGAGACGTTTGCGTACCGACCATATTGACCTGCTTTACCAGCACCGGGTGGATCCGGACGTTCCCATGGAAGAAGTGGCAGGTACGGTGAAGGAACTGATGCGGGAAGGAAAAGTGCTGCATTTCGGACTGTCCGAAGCCGGCGCCCGTTCCATCAGGAAGGCCCATGCCGTGTGTCCGGTGAGCGCCGTCCAGAGCGAATACGCTATCTGGTGGCGGGAACCGGAGAGGAAGATTTTTCCCACGTTGGAAGAATTGGGCATCGGTTTTGTTCCGTATTGTCCGCTGGGACGCGCTTTTCTGGCAGGAGCCGTCCGGGAGGACAGCCGTTTTCAAAAGCCGGACCGCCGCGCCACTTTGCCCCGGTTTACGCCGGAAGCCCTCAGGTTCAACATGCCGCTGGCTGTTCTTGTCCGGGAATGGGCGGAAAGCAGGGGTATGACTCCGGCCCAGTTCGCCCTGTCCTGGATGCTTTCCCGGAAACCGTGGATTGCGCCTGTTCCCGGAACAACCAATCCAGCCCATCTGGATGATTTTCTGGGAGGAACTTCCGTTCGCCTGTCCGAATCGGAACTCAAGGAATTTGATCTTGCCTGTTCCAGGCTCCCCCTGATGGGGCACTGGGCGGATCCATTTACGGAGAGCCAGATAGACAAGTAG
- a CDS encoding MerR family transcriptional regulator: MIKQKNPSGTYRPSYDRTPRYTVKQVAEMMEMSAYTIRYYENAGLIPDVDRSGGNARMFSDYTLGWLRLVHCLRMTGLPIEGVKHYIDLCQEGDSTIPERAELIFKQEKSLREQLRILKKQMEVLKYKKKFYQDLLENRRPDICNPLNYVSASEPNIAPEE; the protein is encoded by the coding sequence ATGATTAAACAGAAAAATCCCTCCGGCACCTACCGCCCTTCCTATGACCGCACCCCCAGATACACTGTCAAACAGGTTGCGGAAATGATGGAAATGTCCGCCTACACCATCCGGTATTATGAAAACGCCGGATTAATCCCGGACGTGGACCGCAGCGGAGGAAATGCCCGTATGTTTTCCGACTACACCCTGGGGTGGCTCCGCCTGGTCCACTGCCTCCGGATGACGGGCCTCCCGATTGAAGGCGTCAAACACTACATCGACCTGTGTCAGGAAGGGGATTCCACCATTCCGGAACGCGCCGAACTGATTTTCAAGCAGGAAAAAAGTCTCCGGGAACAGCTCCGCATCCTGAAAAAACAAATGGAAGTGTTGAAATACAAGAAGAAATTCTACCAGGATCTTTTGGAAAATCGCAGGCCGGACATTTGCAATCCGCTGAACTACGTCAGCGCCAGCGAGCCGAACATCGCTCCTGAGGAATAA